TTAAGCATGAGGAATTAAGACGCATAATATAGCAGACAATAAAGCAAGCGCCTGATCAGTAACTGATCAGGCGCTTGCTTTATGAGGAAGCAAATAAGTTGTCAGAAGAAACGCACCGACTGCTCAATCCTCATTCTTCCTGCTTAATTCCCAATTGCATTAATAGCTGATAAGTTGTCTTATCAACAGACTATCCATCTCTCCTGCGCTACGCTTGTAATTATACTCAAACATCGCCGGCAGCCAGTCACCATACATGGGATTAGGTAATACAATAAACCTGTTACCAAAATCAGCGGCTGATTGTTGCGTCAGCGCAGTTCGTTTATCCACTACCTGTTTGTCAAACATTTCAGCAAAGTCCCCCAGATTATCTCCCAGTAGCAATACGATCCGGTGTGTTTGCGCGACCTGTGTACGGCGCGCTTCTTTACCGGAAGTAGTTGTTTTCAGTAGCAGGTGTTCATTATCTGCAAAAGGAAAATGCCATTGCTGTAAGTTCTTTAATGTAACATCACGTTCTGTGGCAGAACGGTTACTGATGTAAAATACCTGTACCCCTCTAACAGCAGCATATTGCAGAAAAGACAGGGCGCCGGGTACAGTATCAGCGGCTGCTTTTGCTGTCCATTCCTTCCAGGTCTGCTCACTATATGCCTGTCCTTTTAAAGCGATATGCACATTATACGCACTGTTATCCAGCACTGTTTCATCAATGTCAGTGACGATGGCCAGCGGCTGTGAGCCAGCCTGTGCGAGGCTTTCATCCAGCCGTATCCTTGCAATATTGTATGCCTGAAAACACAACGCTTTATACTCTGATGATCTTTGCTGCCATAGTGCAG
The DNA window shown above is from Chitinophaga agri and carries:
- a CDS encoding 5'-nucleotidase, lipoprotein e(P4) family — encoded protein: MQYKNILLTSALFAGMMACKTAQQPVSQTSPSTIMQPYGPAWAALWQQRSSEYKALCFQAYNIARIRLDESLAQAGSQPLAIVTDIDETVLDNSAYNVHIALKGQAYSEQTWKEWTAKAAADTVPGALSFLQYAAVRGVQVFYISNRSATERDVTLKNLQQWHFPFADNEHLLLKTTTSGKEARRTQVAQTHRIVLLLGDNLGDFAEMFDKQVVDKRTALTQQSAADFGNRFIVLPNPMYGDWLPAMFEYNYKRSAGEMDSLLIRQLISY